TCACCGAAAGCCTTGTCGGTCGTCGCAGGAATCGGCAGCGACGACGGCGTAGAGCTATGGCTCAACGGCGCTAAAGTACACTCCAATGAAGTCGCTCGCGCCACAAATCCCGAGGAGGACAAAGTTTCGCTTGCCTTGAACGCCGGCGAGAATGCCCTCCTCATGAAGGTTTACAACATTGGCGGAGGCTATTCTTACTATTTCACGCTGTCGAACGATCCGGCTTACTCAATCTGGAAACGGATCGCCGCAGATTTCCCCAGTGAGTTCGCTTGGATTCAACGCGACTTGCCACGTCACAGCTACGTAAAGCTATTCAACGGGTCTGACATTCCGGGCGAGTACAAGCGAACCATCACGACAGTTGCCCGCGGCACTGACAAACTCAAGGACCCGCTGCTGGCCGAATTGGAGACGCTGGACAAAGGGGGCGCCTCAATAGACGATTCGCGTTGGCTGGACTTGTATTTGAAGGCATGTAAGATTCGGGATGCCGCCGCGATCTTGAAGCCAATCGACTTGGCCGCCATGCGCCGCAGCGTAGAGTTCCTGGCACAGGAATATCCCTCGAAATACACCAAGTCCGCCTCGTACCTGGAACGGATTAAAGCCTATGACGAAGGCATGGCCGAACTGCTGACTACCATGGTCAGCGACCCGGACCGCGCGCGTCAGACGGTAGAAGAGATTGTAGCGTTTCAGCGTGAAGTCTTGTTGGATAATCCGCTCCTCGACTTCGACCAGATGTTGATCGTCAAACGTGCGGAGAACAGCCTGGGGTTGCCGCAGAACTGGCAAGGCAACTGTGCAATTTCCTCTCGTGGTTATGACAACGAAATTGCCACTCTGTCGCCCTTACGGCCCGACGGCGAATTGAAGACCTTGTACAAGCCCGAGGCTGGTGCATTTGTCGGCGACATCGATCTCCACTTCGATGCGAACAAGATGCTCTTCTCCATGCCCGGCAGCAATGGGCGCTGGCAGATCTGGGAAATGGGCGCCGACGGAACGAACCTCCGTCAAGTGACGCCCGGCGTCGAACCCGACGTCGATAACTACGACGCCTGTTACCTGCCCGATGAGCGCATCATGTTCGCATCCACGCGCTGCTTCCAAGGCGTACCGTGCGTCGGCGGAAGCAACACCGTCGCAAACCTGTGCCGCATGGATCAGGACGGCCAAAACATCCGCCAGCTTTGCTTCGACCAAGACCACAATTGGTGTCCTACCGTTCTGAACAACGGACGCTTAATGTATAGCCGTTGGGAGTACTCGGATACGCCACACTACTTCAGCCGGCTCCTCTTCCACATGAACCCGGACGGCACGAATCAAGTCGCTTACTACGGCAGCAATTCGTACTGGCCCAACTCCATCTTCTATGCGCGCCCCATCCCCGGAAGCCCTTCCGCGGTAGTTGCGATCGTGTCGGGGCACCACGGTGTTCCGCGCATGGGCGAGTTGGTAGTTATCGATCCTGGCAAGAGCCGTTTCGAGAGCAGCGGCGTCGTTCAGCGAATTCCCGGTTACGGCGAAAAGGTCGAACCGAAAATCATGGATACGCTGGTCGACGAGGTTTGGCCGAAATTCCTGCACCCGTATCCGCTGAGCGACAAATACTTCCTCGTGTCATGCAAGATCAATCCAGAATCGCCTTGGAGCATCTATCTCGTTGACATTTTCAACAATATGATTCCGCTCAAGACGCTGCCCGGCTTTTCGCTTTTCGAGCCCGTACCTTTCCGTGCGACACCGCGTCCCCCGGTCATTCCCGATCGCGTGAAACCGGAACAATCCGATGCAACGGTGTATGTCGCCGACGTCTACAAGGGACAAGGCCTGAAGGGAGTCCCCCGCGGCACCGTCAAGAGCATGCGTCTCTTCGAGATTTACTACACCTATCCCCAGATGGGCGGTCACATTAATATCGGCGTTGAAGGCCCATGGGATGTTCATCGTATTCTGGGAACTGTCCCCGTATACGACGATGGTTCCGCGTACTTCACCGTACCTGCCAATATACCTATCGCGCTTCAGCCTCTGGACGCCGAAGGCCGCGCGCTGCAGGTAATGCGGAGCTGGTTTGTAGGAATGCCCGGCGAAGCTGTTTCGTGCATCGGTTGCCACGAACAGCAGAACATGACGCCGCCGGCCTCGCCGACCTTGGCATCGCGTCGCGCTCCCGATGCCATCGCGCCGTGGAACGGTCCCGCGCGCGGGTTCAGTTTCAAGCGCGATGTACAGCCCATGCTCGACAAGTACTGTGTCGGGTGCCACAACGGAACAGAGCGCTCGGACGGCAAGGCGATACCGGATCTCTCTCGCAAAGAGAAGAATGGCTGGAGCAATTTCACTCCGTCGTATCTTGCGTTGCATCCCTACGTGCGCAGACCCGGACCCGAGAGCGACTATCACATGCCTACGCCCACCGAATTCCACGCAAGTACCAGCGAGCTTATACAGATGCTGGAAAAGGGTCACCACGGTGTGAAACTGGACGCTGATGCATGGCAACGGCTCTATACGTGGATCGACCTGAATGTACCCGACCACGGCACTTGGTCGGAGCAGGCGACGATCCCCGGCAACTTCCATCAGCGCCGGCTTGAAATGAGGACTCAATTCGCGGGACGTCCTGAGGATCCTGAGGTTATCCCGGAGATGCCTCAAGACTTGGGTCCCGCCGTTATGCCGGCGGCTTCGACGCCGGCACAGCCCGATGGTCTCGCGTGCAATGGGTGGCCGTTTGACACAGCCACGGCAAAGGCCTTGCAGGCCTCGACAGGCGGCCAAGGCAGACGCATGATCGCCCTCGGCAACGGGGTGAACATGGAATTAGCCCTGATTCCAGCCGGCGAGTTCGTGATGGGGAGTGAAAACGGCAGCGCCGATGAAATGCCGCGCACCGTCGTCAAGATTGACACTCCGTTCTGGATGGGCGTCACCGAGGTTACGAACGCCCAGTTCCATCAGTTCAATCCCGCTCACGACAACGGCGTCGTCGACCAACACAACAAAGACCACACTACCCCCGGTTATCCGACGCAAGATCCCAACTTCCCTGTCATCCGCGTGACGTGGGAGGAGGCGCGGACATTCTGCAACTGGATCGCGGGCCGCGTAGGCGAACCGTGTACCTTGCCCACCGAAGCTCAATGGGAATGGGCATGCCGCGCGGGCGCGGAAACGCCGTTCTGGTATGGCACGATGGACGCGGATTTCTCCACGTGCGCGAACCTGGCCGATGCGGCCATCCGTTTGTTGGCAGTGGCCGGCATCAACCCGCAACCCATTCAGAATCCTTCTCCCTACGAAGACTTCCTTCCGAAAGACAGCCGCTTTAACGACGGATGCCGCATCGTGACTGGCGTGGCGGCGTACCAACCCAATGCCTGGGGCTTGTACGACATGCACGGCAATGTGGCTGAATGGACTTCGTCCACGTATAAGCCGTATCCCTACGCGGCGGCGGATGGGAGGGAGGATGCCGATCTTTCCGCGAAGAAGGTCGTACGAGGCGGGTCGTGGATTGACAGGCCCTTTAGAGCCAGTTCATCGTTCCGATTGGCGTACGAGGCATGGCGTCCCGTGCACAATGTCGGATTCCGCGTGATCATTCCAGTATCCAACACAACCAAGACCGCAAAACGTGAACCCTGAAGAGGTAGGCAGATAAATGATTATGAATAGAATTCGGAAAATGGAATGCCATCTCTTCATGGCGTTCGCTTTGGCCCTGACATCGCTGATGGGGGCAACCCGCTCTGAAGCTGAGGCATTCAGCGCTCCAATCGCTCTCGTTGCCGACGCCAGCGCCGAACACGTGTATGTCGCAGAATGCAACAGCAACACGATCGCCGTGCTGAATCTCGCGAAAGGAACAGTCGCTGGTAAGATCGCATTGCCGGAATCACCCTCCGGATTGGCCCTGTCGCAGGATGGCACTGTGCTCTATGTCACGAACGGGACGCCTGCCGGAAAGGTCTTGTGCGTCAAGATCGCCAACAGCGAGATTCTTAACGCGATCGCGGTGGGACACACCCCGGGTGCGCCCGTGATTAGCCCCGATGGTAAGACCTTGTATGTCTGCAATCGGTACAACAACGATGTCTCGGTTCTCAATATCGCAGAGGGGAAGGAGATTGCCCGTGTACGGGCCGTGCGGGAACCGTCCGCTGCGGTCATCACCCCGGACGGCAAATCGCTGTTCGTCGCCAATCTGCTTCCTGCGGGGCCTGCCGATGGCGATTTTATTGCCGCAGCAGTAACGGTAATCGACACGGCCTCCAATCAAGTTCGCGCTACTACCTTACTTCCCAACGGAAGTTCTGGCGTCCGTGGAATCTGCGTTTCCGCGGATGGCAAGTATGTCTATGTCGCTCACATCCTTGCGCGTTATCAATTGCCGACCACGCAGCTTGAACGCGGTTGGATGAACACCAATGCATTGACCATTCTCGACGCGGCTTCCGGCGCCGCCGTCAACACCGTGCTGCTGGACGACGTGGAGTTGGGCGCGGCCAATCCATGGGGTGTGGCCTGTTCAGCAGACGGGAAGTACGTTTGCGTGGCGCACGCGGGAACACACGAAATCAGCGTTATCGATCGCGCGGCCCTGCACACGAAACTGGACAAAGTGGCCGCTGGCGAACATGTCAGCGAAGTTTCGACTACGCCCGCCGACGTGCCCAATGACCTGTCCTTCTTGACCGGAATGAGGCGCAGGTTAAGTCTGGACGGCCTTGGTCCACGTGCCCTGCTCGTGCTCGGGCACTCCGCCGTAACGGCCGAGTACTTCTCGGATACCGTCGAAATCGTCGATATAGCCAAAGACCCGGCGCCATCGACAAAGAGCATCGCTTTGTCGCAAGGCGCGGAGACCACGCCGCAACGCCAGGGCGAGATGCTTTTTAACGATGCGCGCATGTGCTTTCAGCATTGGCAAAGCTGCGCGAGTTGTCACCCCGATGCTCGTGCAGACGGCCTCAACTGGGACTTGCTGAATGACGGAATTGGCAATCCCAAGAACACCAAAAACATGCTCTTCACGCACAGCACGCCTCCCGTCATGAGCCGCGGCGTTCGTGAAACCGCCGAGCAGGCAGTGCGCTCTGGGATGAAGTTCATCCAGTTCGCCGTGCGCCCCGAGGAAGATGCCGTCAAGATCGACCTCTATCTGAAGTCGCTCAAACCGGTCCCGAGCCCGCTGCTGGAGAACGGCGAACTCAGCTCGGCGGCGCAACGTGGCAAGGACATCTTCACCAAAGCAGCGTGCAACACCTGCCATGCCGGCGTTCTGTACACCGATTTGAAGGAGTATGAAGTTGGAACGGGGAAAGGCATGGACGAAGGCAAGCCCTTCGACACGCCGAGCCTCAATGAAGTGTGGCGCACGGCTCCGTACCTGAGCGATGGCCGCGCCGCGACCATGCTTGAGGTACTCACAAAATTCAATCCTGACGGCAAACACGGTGCTACTCAGGGCCTGACCGAAACCGAATTGAGCGAGTTGGCAGCCTATATCCTTTCCCTATAACGCAAGAATTTCCGCGGTCCGCCG
This is a stretch of genomic DNA from Candidatus Hydrogenedentota bacterium. It encodes these proteins:
- a CDS encoding SUMF1/EgtB/PvdO family nonheme iron enzyme, which codes for MQTRKLRNVTMVALAAVCVTFCAFGQEEIADQLYEKGPTFQATVLQTHAKYDAWKKSQPKDGAPVLGPWYITAPLKASAFSDSFFPEQGIDLGAKSPEGQPLWTQCDMDLWADGKIHDLRSDGSSSATYLYRTITSPKALSVVAGIGSDDGVELWLNGAKVHSNEVARATNPEEDKVSLALNAGENALLMKVYNIGGGYSYYFTLSNDPAYSIWKRIAADFPSEFAWIQRDLPRHSYVKLFNGSDIPGEYKRTITTVARGTDKLKDPLLAELETLDKGGASIDDSRWLDLYLKACKIRDAAAILKPIDLAAMRRSVEFLAQEYPSKYTKSASYLERIKAYDEGMAELLTTMVSDPDRARQTVEEIVAFQREVLLDNPLLDFDQMLIVKRAENSLGLPQNWQGNCAISSRGYDNEIATLSPLRPDGELKTLYKPEAGAFVGDIDLHFDANKMLFSMPGSNGRWQIWEMGADGTNLRQVTPGVEPDVDNYDACYLPDERIMFASTRCFQGVPCVGGSNTVANLCRMDQDGQNIRQLCFDQDHNWCPTVLNNGRLMYSRWEYSDTPHYFSRLLFHMNPDGTNQVAYYGSNSYWPNSIFYARPIPGSPSAVVAIVSGHHGVPRMGELVVIDPGKSRFESSGVVQRIPGYGEKVEPKIMDTLVDEVWPKFLHPYPLSDKYFLVSCKINPESPWSIYLVDIFNNMIPLKTLPGFSLFEPVPFRATPRPPVIPDRVKPEQSDATVYVADVYKGQGLKGVPRGTVKSMRLFEIYYTYPQMGGHINIGVEGPWDVHRILGTVPVYDDGSAYFTVPANIPIALQPLDAEGRALQVMRSWFVGMPGEAVSCIGCHEQQNMTPPASPTLASRRAPDAIAPWNGPARGFSFKRDVQPMLDKYCVGCHNGTERSDGKAIPDLSRKEKNGWSNFTPSYLALHPYVRRPGPESDYHMPTPTEFHASTSELIQMLEKGHHGVKLDADAWQRLYTWIDLNVPDHGTWSEQATIPGNFHQRRLEMRTQFAGRPEDPEVIPEMPQDLGPAVMPAASTPAQPDGLACNGWPFDTATAKALQASTGGQGRRMIALGNGVNMELALIPAGEFVMGSENGSADEMPRTVVKIDTPFWMGVTEVTNAQFHQFNPAHDNGVVDQHNKDHTTPGYPTQDPNFPVIRVTWEEARTFCNWIAGRVGEPCTLPTEAQWEWACRAGAETPFWYGTMDADFSTCANLADAAIRLLAVAGINPQPIQNPSPYEDFLPKDSRFNDGCRIVTGVAAYQPNAWGLYDMHGNVAEWTSSTYKPYPYAAADGREDADLSAKKVVRGGSWIDRPFRASSSFRLAYEAWRPVHNVGFRVIIPVSNTTKTAKREP
- a CDS encoding cell surface protein — translated: MNRIRKMECHLFMAFALALTSLMGATRSEAEAFSAPIALVADASAEHVYVAECNSNTIAVLNLAKGTVAGKIALPESPSGLALSQDGTVLYVTNGTPAGKVLCVKIANSEILNAIAVGHTPGAPVISPDGKTLYVCNRYNNDVSVLNIAEGKEIARVRAVREPSAAVITPDGKSLFVANLLPAGPADGDFIAAAVTVIDTASNQVRATTLLPNGSSGVRGICVSADGKYVYVAHILARYQLPTTQLERGWMNTNALTILDAASGAAVNTVLLDDVELGAANPWGVACSADGKYVCVAHAGTHEISVIDRAALHTKLDKVAAGEHVSEVSTTPADVPNDLSFLTGMRRRLSLDGLGPRALLVLGHSAVTAEYFSDTVEIVDIAKDPAPSTKSIALSQGAETTPQRQGEMLFNDARMCFQHWQSCASCHPDARADGLNWDLLNDGIGNPKNTKNMLFTHSTPPVMSRGVRETAEQAVRSGMKFIQFAVRPEEDAVKIDLYLKSLKPVPSPLLENGELSSAAQRGKDIFTKAACNTCHAGVLYTDLKEYEVGTGKGMDEGKPFDTPSLNEVWRTAPYLSDGRAATMLEVLTKFNPDGKHGATQGLTETELSELAAYILSL